TGGgtgcaggccccctgccatgcctggAGGGCTGGAAGGGCCCGAGGAGGCCCCCCAGGACCTGGTGCTCCTATCCCTCTACCTGCTGCTCCTGAGGAGGAAGGGCCGGACCAGGGCACCGGAAGAGGCTTCCCGGAGGGTGCAGGAGGCGCAGCGGAGGGGCTTACTGCGGCAGTACCACGCTCTACGACAGAAGAGGCTGCTCCTGGTAATACCAACAACTTGCTTTTCATAACGCTATGCCGCCGCATACTGCCCTTGCGCAGCGCCAATACTGTTTTTCATTTCTACAGTAATCATTTTATCGACCCCATGAGGATAAACGACAAAATGTATTGCAAAGGCTCACAGTTGGAACCTACAGGTTTCGCACTCCTCCTGCATATACTTACTTAACTACATTACAGGTGTATGCAAGTTTCCATTACGTCCGTAGTCCACAAATGCTCCATTCAGCCACGCCTGACCGATTTCAATTCGGGTTTCTTTGCACAAGATTTTGTGGTGACTTATGGCCCCCCTTCCCTCCCAACACACCCACACCTGGAACCTTCAAATTAACACACAAAAGGGCCCACACCAGGCACTAGGCTGGTTATCCTCTCAAAGAGAACATTTCGCTGGAAGTGGGTTTATTTGTGAGGGGTATTTGTCATGGAATTTTTGTGGTAAACCTTCGAGCTGCACAATTCAGTACACATGTGAGCACAATAAACAGCAGACATCTTCCTGGAAGGCTTATCATGGTTTCTCACAATAATGCTAACCCTTGTGTACACGCTAAACCATTGTGGAGGGGTTTATTTGGGTACAAAGTAATATTTAATGGTCTTTTTCAAATCAAGTAAAAGTTGAAATGGTCTCTCAAAGGGAaatttgaaaagcattttttttttttttttttttttacacaataaaCCAAGTAgtactaactatatatatatatatatatatatatatatatatatatacacacatacacacacaaccccaacCCCCGTCAGGGATCTGATTTTAATCCTCTGAGACGTTTTGACAGGCATTACATTACTTGGTAGTTCTTCTTTGCTAACCTTAACATATGAACAATTAATTGCAACAGTGGCCATTTATCTCACTAAAAGGAGGCCACGTTGCCAGGTACATGGGTGCAACAGTTGGGGTTTCTATAGACTCTGGTAAAGAAACTTTAATCATTCCTCTTTGCCGAAGCCTCACACTTTAGTGGATATCCCAGTATACCCCCAAGTGGAGGTCAGTCCCAGTGTGTGAACTCACTCCACAAACAATTCCCTTGCCTTTTGAATGAATAGAACGGTTCTATTAAAAAGTTTTAAAGGTGTAATTTCACTGAAGTGGAAGACAGAAGAGCACCtgaggggtgttgtatgtgtaCATACGTGGAGCACTTCGGTTTTCTGTGATTGATTGCTTATGCCTTTGTGTGCATTGCTATTAAAGGTGGTCTTTCTTTATCTATTTCTAGCTACTGATGGCCCGACGGTGGCAGAGCAGGATCTCTTCTGAGCTTGGCACCGACGGCCACCATGAATGGTGGGAGCAGGTGGCCCTCAAGGAGTTCGGGCCCCAAGACTGGCTGGAGAACTTTCGTTTGCCGAAGTCCACCTTCCTCCAAATTTGCAACCAATTGAGACCAAAGCTTTGCCACCGGAACACCAGCTTAAACCCGGAGAAGAAGGTGGCTTTGGCACTCTGGCGTTTGGCCACGAACATTGAGTGTCACCTCGCAGCCTCTCTGTTCGGTGTAAGGCCATTGGTGGTACTGAAATGCGTGAAAGAGGTGTGCCAAGCGGTCATTTCCCTCCTGAAGCCACTCTACCTCCGCTTGCCCCATGATCACGAGTTGGAGAACATGGCCCGGATTTTCAGTACCTGGTGGGGGTTCCCTCACTGTGTTGGGGCCGTGGACACCACCCATATCCCTGTTGTGGCCCCAACACACTGTGACGATGACTACAAAAACGGGGAGCACTGGCACGCAATGGTGCTGCAGGGCGCAGTAGATGGGCTTGGACAGTTCTGGGATATATGTACTGGTTTCCCAGGCGGGATGCATAACGGGGATATTCTCCAAAATTCCTCCCTGTGGACCTTGtctagggatggtggcctgttgtcccAGCCTCAGAGACTCTTCAGTGGCAGGTCTTTTAAGTACGTACTGTTGGGCGACACATCGTATCCGCTGCAGGACTGGCTCCTGAAGCCTTACTTGGACAGTGAGAGACTAACTTCACCCCAGTTGCTCTTTAACTACCAGCTGGAGCGGGCCCGCAGCGTGATCAAGAGCACGTTTCAGCGTCTGAGGGCGCGCTGGCAGTGCCTCCTGCAGCCACACAACCCCACAGTGGTGCCCACCATGGTGCTGGCCTGCTGCGTCCTTCACAATGTTTGTGAGATGCACGCCAGCCCTTTCAACAGTGCTTGGCTGGGGACTGTGGAGATGTCCCACTTCCACCAGCCAACGCATCCGTCCTCGCGGGCCCTGGATGACTGCGCAGCTGAGGAAGTGCGCCAACTCTTCTCTAGCTATTTCCAAAATACAGACACAAATATTTCCAGGCAGGCTTGTAATGGTCCTGAATGCCCCAGTAACTAAAGTTCTTGCAAACTTTCCATTCTTCATCAAAAAGCAAAAATTGattaaatggcacattcattttagCGTGATTGAAAATCCCATTAATCTTGGTGTCCAGCAACAAACTTCATCAGTACAGagagttctttatggtacaaccactgttgtggaggttaattcatatccttcccttGGAGGGACCAAAATTGTTTTCTGTTACAGCAACAAAGGGAGCATCATAAAGTTATACAATGATTTTTTAGTTAAGCAGACCACTCTTCATGCATCTTACCCCAGTAGATCAGTTcgcccatacacccccccacaaaGGGACAACTATGGAATGCCCTATATAAATAACCTTGTAATGCGACACAGTGGCTTGAGCTTCACCGTTTACGTGGTTAAGTCTGACCAATGCAAGATTCAGGGTGGCATTTGGTGGGAATTAAAAAGAACATCCTATGGAAACATTAAGCATGTTTCCTTTTCCTTTAATCTGCTGGAACACAGCAGCTGTTTTCTGAAAGGGTGTGTTGCACAACACAAAGTGCAATAAATAATACCATGACAAAATTAACCCCTGTGGTACTCCTAGAGTACAGGGCAtcatttaactatatatatatatatatatatatatatatatacacagaggcAGTTGTTTGTTAGGAAAGCATTAGATGTAGAAGGAATTATGCTTAGAGGAGGACTAAATTATGTAGCAGCTTTGACTAAATTATGTTTCATGCTCAGGTAAATTACGGGGCAAATTCTTTGGCAatgttattttgctgttttgtcattGTAACACCCTACTCTGTACAGAAATATTTTCAGTGCCAATGTATCACGTGTATAGAGCAAAATGTAAGTGAAAGGTGACCGGTTAAACTTTACAAAGGCTGTATCACTGTGCGACCCTACatgtagacttttttttttaaatatacttttagTCTATTTGCGATAGtaacatattttattaaatctgcaaattaagcagcagatgatggattctaTGGCGAGTGCAGGAAATCCATCATTATGCAGACAATGACACAggatcgcataattccagtggcccaacgatttagtacacttagggccatatgtacaaacactttttcccataggcacagaatggggaaaaacctttcctacatctggcccttagtgtgaattTAGTTTTTGCAGTTGTCCTAGCCATTTAGAGGCACTGACTTGTCaaggaatatgttttttttacagGTGTGCTCACCTTTAAACATGATGTGCCTCCAGTCCCTCTCTGTGCATCTAATTCTGGGAAGAGGCCTCTGGGAGTCCCCAGTAATATAAGCTAGTATTAAGATGAGGTGCCCTCAAAGTGAGCTTTCGTGGCAATACAGTGCTCACTAAAATATCAACAGACGTGGCATATGGTTAATGTTGGTCTAATTCCAGCGAATGCCAATACAGACTGCCAGGGATCGTTTTAAGTTTGCATGCTCTTTGAATGATTTTTTGATTTTCATTTTGGTGGGCTTAAGCATAACAAATATGAACACTTATACCACTGACAAGCAATGGGTGGAGTGGGCTCCAAGAAGGTACAAAAGGGAGATGCCCACACTGGCTTACTCAGTCTGCAATGCATGTGGACAAGCAGGAAGGCTTATAAATACCAAGGTGCAGGGGTGCAAAGCCAATGGTACGATGAGCGGGGCCCAGGCAGGCGATTAACTACTGGCAGATAAGATATTAGTTCCATAAATGTGCAAGATTCTTACATAAAGATGATGAATCTAGCTTTTAAACCACACTTTGATTTGAAGTGTTCCTATGAGACCTAATGGTAGAAAATAGGCCTCGCGAAATTTTAATTATAGTGGAGTAATCGGAGTAATTTAGGTAATTTCACTTTAGTATTATGATGCAAAATTACTAAAAAGTATGTGGTTAAGCCCGTTTGTGTGAAtatgagtaatttggcacaaacTCTGAGCACAGGAACAACACATTTAATTTGTGTAAGCGCCCGCTACCGTTTTGTTGCATTTAGAGCTCCttgattttgcactaagaaaaaagCGCTAAATGTATCATGGACGTCACAGTGCATTTTGTTCTCAAAAAGTAAAGCCAAATGCTGGGTTACGCTCCTCGCTTAATTCTGTGTAATCTTGCAGAATTGTGTtgtaattatgcaaattatgcaagttACACCCCTTCTAGTAAAAAGCATGGAAAAGAAAAATACGGTTTTGGGAAAAAGTTTGAGTTTTTTTGTTTGTCAGTATTTGATTTATAATTTTTATGATTATGGTATGTTTAGTCTGAAGGAAGACGGGGGTGGTTCTCGTTCGTCGGCGCAAACCTTGATGCATGATTCCTATTCAGACCTATGTGTGGGTCTGTTGCCTGTGTCGCTTTTCCATAAAGACCGACTCAGTACGGTTGTGGACTGATCGGCAAAGGTAGTGCTTATGTGAAGGCTATGTTAGACTTACTGTTGTGTGTATGCTTCTGGCTCTCGGCGTTATATGTTGTTAAGTATTGTCTACTATCCACACTCCACCAACAATGCTTTCATTGCCAAGATCCAAACAATTGCTGTTTGATatttattgttaattttttttctCATGTCAGTTGAAAACtctatccaaataaaaaaaaaaaaaaaactctttggcTTCTTTTTTACTTTTATACGTTTATTAGCACTAAGTGAACCTTACCTGTTAGcgggttgttgtttgaccaggttATCGCCTGGGATAGGTTCATGGGTTAGGAAGAATGGCTCTCATCAGAACTTTGTGGTCTGGTATACTGATCACTTAACTTAGGCCTGCTTATTTGTTTTGGTGAAAAAACTATACGACATGCAAATATATAAACAAAAGCATACAATGCAATATTATTTGAAATACATCTGCAGTGCAAATATTCTGTATAATATAAAAATACTCTCTGGTGTGTGATGCAATCTGTTGGTACACACTATGGTTCTGAATTTTCATTGAATGTCTTattttggtattgtgggtaatgctGCAATTTCGAAACTTCTACGACCTGTAAAAATGTGCATTACTATAATGCTGAGCACCATGGGAATCTAATTTATTGCAGATGACTGCACGGCAGAAGGAGTGCGTCAACTCTTTTGTAGCTATTTCAAGAATACAGACTGAAACAATCCGAGGCAGGCTTTTAATGGTCCTGAATGTCGCAGTAACGAAAGCCCCCTCAAATTTTCCAAACTTCAGTAAAATCTGATTAAATGGAATATTAATTTTAGTGTGATTGAAAATCACATTGATCTTTTTCAGCAATATTGCACAGAAGAACAATATACAATTATACTGTCTTCCAGCTTCAGTGGGGCATGTGTCCTCCCAGGCTGAAATGAGGGCAGAGAAATTAATGCAGGATGCATGGAAGGGTAATGGGAATACAAAGTGATTTGAGTTTAGCAGCTCACTCTTCCATTGCCTCTCCCCCATTCCACCCCTTTCCAGAAGATCACTTTCTCCATACACGTCACCCCCAAAAGAACAACTGTATTTTACACATATATTTTCTCTAAGTCCATCAAATCCTGAAATGTTGTAGATCCAAACTTGTACTTTGTAGGTCGAACCCACCAGTcagcacaagctgtctggttgcGAAAGATTTATCATGGGCTTACCGAGAACCTGGAGGGGCTTGCAGCTCGCCCATTGGTTGGCTTTTCTGCagctttcatttgcttgcttcttagtcgatggcttgccttgtccatcttggtgcacacacctacaaaatgacacggATGGCAACATCATTGACGTTTTTTATTCTTCTTCAGCCGTGGCACGCAGCTTCagggatgctgtacagcatcactAAAAACCATTGGCAGAGCAAGCAGGTCCCAGGAGTGagtcttattggctttgccaatgcctgttataTTATGTGTCTGCATGTTATTATAGTCTTATCTCTGAAATCACTGCAAATTTCCACCCAAAATGCTGTAAGATTGGCCCACAAATTACCCAACAAGTAGCACACTGTTCTGTAAACCATTCACCTTAATCACCTTTAGCCTGTCATaaatggttgctgtttgaccatgataGGTACAATATACTGTAAGCCTTGCATTGTAAATGATCTTAGTCTTTCTACAAGGTATGCTAAATTTGTCTCCAAAATTGTTTTCCTTCCCAAATTTGCTTTTCTTCCCACAAATGGTGtttgatttcattaaaaaaatgtttacttttactGATATTTATGAAAATGTTTCCCCAATTCTGATGTGGAAATATAATTAAGGATGTCACTGTTCTTTTGGCAGCTGTCATAGAATTTATCCCCAAATATAGTTTAATCCCCCCCTTTAAAATGCCACTCATCAGAGTCGCAGAGTGACGGTGTCATGCATGCTGTGACTTTGCTCCAAGATACCAGctctgccaagtaccatgcatcacGTGTTAGATTTACACATATAGATAATGTCTCTGCATCACCACGATGCTTGAAGACAGTCATGAAAATGCGTGGCACTTGACAATGCTGAAAGCAGCTGAACAAATAAAGTTGTCCCTACTTAACTGGCCCTGCTGCTtgtttatggaaaacaggagaagATTACAGCGCCATTGGCTATGTAAGCT
This portion of the Pleurodeles waltl isolate 20211129_DDA chromosome 12, aPleWal1.hap1.20221129, whole genome shotgun sequence genome encodes:
- the LOC138268088 gene encoding uncharacterized protein, whose translation is MPGGLEGPEEAPQDLVLLSLYLLLLRRKGRTRAPEEASRRVQEAQRRGLLRQYHALRQKRLLLLLMARRWQSRISSELGTDGHHEWWEQVALKEFGPQDWLENFRLPKSTFLQICNQLRPKLCHRNTSLNPEKKVALALWRLATNIECHLAASLFGVRPLVVLKCVKEVCQAVISLLKPLYLRLPHDHELENMARIFSTWWGFPHCVGAVDTTHIPVVAPTHCDDDYKNGEHWHAMVLQGAVDGLGQFWDICTGFPGGMHNGDILQNSSLWTLSRDGGLLSQPQRLFSGRSFKYVLLGDTSYPLQDWLLKPYLDSERLTSPQLLFNYQLERARSVIKSTFQRLRARWQCLLQPHNPTVVPTMVLACCVLHNVCEMHASPFNSAWLGTVEMSHFHQPTHPSSRALDDCAAEEVRQLFSSYFQNTDTNISRQACNGPECPSN